Proteins encoded together in one Acetobacteroides hydrogenigenes window:
- the sucD gene encoding succinate--CoA ligase subunit alpha encodes MSILVGKDSRVVVQGITGSEGTFHTTQMMEYGTNVVAGVTPGKGGTTCLDRPVFNTVEDAVKATGADVSVIFVPAPFAADAIMEAADAGVKLVVCITEGIPIQDMVKVNAFLKDRTTQLVGPNCPGVITPGECKVGIMPGFIHQKGRVGIISKSGTLTYEAVYQLTEVGLGQSTCIGIGGDPIIGTSTLDAVKMFMDDPDTDAIVMIGEIGGTMEPDAARWIKDHGTKPVIGFIAGQTAPKGRRMGHAGAIIGGAEDTAAAKMKILRECGVHVVESPADIGATVKRVLS; translated from the coding sequence AAGGGATTACCGGTAGTGAGGGCACCTTTCATACAACGCAGATGATGGAGTACGGAACCAACGTGGTTGCAGGTGTTACTCCAGGCAAGGGTGGCACTACGTGCTTGGATCGTCCGGTGTTTAATACCGTAGAGGATGCTGTAAAAGCAACTGGTGCCGATGTGTCGGTGATATTTGTACCTGCGCCTTTTGCTGCAGATGCAATCATGGAGGCTGCCGATGCAGGCGTTAAGCTGGTGGTTTGCATTACCGAAGGAATTCCCATACAGGATATGGTTAAGGTGAACGCTTTTCTAAAGGATAGAACCACTCAATTGGTTGGTCCCAATTGTCCAGGCGTGATAACCCCGGGCGAGTGCAAGGTTGGCATTATGCCCGGGTTTATCCACCAAAAGGGCAGGGTTGGCATTATCTCCAAATCTGGAACGCTAACCTACGAGGCCGTTTACCAGCTAACCGAGGTAGGCTTGGGGCAATCGACCTGCATTGGTATTGGCGGCGATCCCATCATTGGAACCTCTACGCTAGATGCCGTAAAGATGTTTATGGATGATCCCGATACCGATGCCATTGTTATGATTGGCGAGATTGGCGGAACCATGGAGCCCGATGCTGCTCGCTGGATAAAGGATCATGGCACAAAGCCTGTGATTGGATTCATTGCCGGGCAAACAGCCCCCAAGGGACGACGGATGGGGCATGCCGGTGCAATAATCGGGGGAGCCGAGGACACCGCAGCCGCTAAGATGAAGATACTACGCGAGTGCGGCGTACATGTGGTAGAATCACCTGCCGATATTGGAGCAACTGTAAAACGTGTTTTGTCATAG
- a CDS encoding 3'-5' exonuclease, which translates to MMKLTNEQVAIVQENADVKVNAVAGSGKTTTIIEYARQRQNARGMLYIAFNKSVKLEAEQKFARAGLSNVRVETAHSLAFKHVVMGSGYRVRFGYQTHELVRILCLGRNMDMVHALTIANHVNRFAAYFCNSPSRKVQELSYLDAVKDEGARQFVQANYDTIEYLTRVFLAKMDSGELEITHDFYLKKFQLSNPTLPYSHLLFDEGQDASAAMLDVFLKQRGTKLIVGDTHQQIYGWRYAINSLESVGFKSQNLSTSFRFNGDVAALAQNILQLKSNLSSSFVPPYISGMGDASGAIHSRAFVARTNISLLDKAIELLIDKKKVGSIYFEGNISSYTYGDEGTSLLDIIYLQRGAKDKVRDGLIGSFNDIYEFEEYVEETDDVQLKSMLEMVKKYGPELPALINKIKQSHTEDKDKSKADIVFSTVHRCKGMEYDEVTLANDFFTEEKLRREFAINPARVDELSEEVNLLYVAATRARKRLNLPVELRLVDYAISQTGSVRAVASRTKMEKTIEPAATPKPTSSYKGWKPDDDRKLVELYDRGWSITEISDFFDRSKGAIKMRLQKLDIF; encoded by the coding sequence ATGATGAAGCTCACCAACGAGCAGGTTGCCATTGTGCAGGAGAATGCCGATGTGAAGGTTAATGCTGTTGCAGGTTCGGGGAAAACTACCACCATTATCGAGTATGCCCGGCAGCGGCAAAATGCTAGAGGAATGCTCTACATTGCCTTTAACAAGTCGGTGAAGCTGGAGGCCGAGCAGAAGTTCGCCCGTGCCGGACTATCGAACGTTAGGGTAGAGACTGCGCATTCGTTGGCCTTTAAGCATGTGGTGATGGGTTCGGGCTACCGTGTCCGATTTGGCTACCAAACGCACGAACTGGTGCGCATTCTTTGCTTGGGTAGAAATATGGATATGGTGCACGCGCTTACCATTGCCAACCACGTTAACCGCTTTGCCGCCTACTTCTGCAACAGCCCAAGCCGAAAGGTGCAGGAGTTAAGCTACCTCGATGCGGTAAAGGACGAAGGGGCACGCCAGTTCGTACAGGCTAACTACGACACCATCGAGTACCTTACCCGTGTTTTCCTAGCCAAGATGGACAGTGGTGAGCTGGAGATCACGCACGACTTCTACCTGAAAAAGTTTCAGCTATCAAATCCAACGCTTCCCTACAGCCACCTGCTCTTCGACGAGGGGCAAGATGCCTCGGCGGCCATGCTCGATGTCTTTTTAAAGCAAAGAGGTACAAAACTAATTGTGGGTGATACGCACCAGCAAATCTACGGCTGGCGTTACGCCATCAACTCGCTGGAGTCGGTTGGCTTTAAGTCGCAGAACCTTTCCACCAGCTTCCGCTTTAACGGCGATGTGGCCGCGCTGGCGCAGAATATCCTGCAGCTAAAGAGCAACCTTAGCTCGTCTTTTGTACCTCCGTACATCAGCGGAATGGGCGATGCGTCGGGAGCAATCCATTCGAGGGCGTTTGTGGCGCGCACCAACATCAGCCTGCTCGATAAGGCCATCGAACTGCTCATCGACAAGAAAAAGGTGGGCAGCATCTACTTCGAGGGTAACATCAGCTCGTACACCTACGGCGACGAGGGTACGTCGCTGCTAGACATCATTTACCTACAGCGTGGGGCTAAGGATAAGGTACGCGATGGGCTCATCGGATCGTTTAACGACATCTACGAGTTCGAGGAGTACGTGGAGGAAACCGACGATGTGCAGCTGAAGTCAATGTTGGAGATGGTGAAGAAGTATGGGCCGGAGTTGCCAGCGCTCATCAACAAGATAAAGCAGAGCCACACCGAGGATAAGGATAAGTCTAAGGCCGATATTGTCTTCTCAACCGTGCACCGCTGTAAGGGCATGGAGTACGACGAGGTGACATTGGCCAATGACTTCTTCACCGAGGAGAAGCTGCGCCGCGAGTTTGCCATCAATCCGGCAAGGGTAGATGAACTGAGCGAGGAGGTTAACCTGCTCTATGTGGCGGCAACGCGAGCACGCAAGCGGCTAAACCTTCCTGTAGAGCTAAGGCTTGTAGACTATGCTATCTCGCAAACGGGCAGCGTGCGGGCGGTAGCCTCGCGCACCAAGATGGAGAAGACGATTGAGCCTGCAGCTACACCAAAACCAACCTCATCATACAAGGGTTGGAAACCAGATGACGATCGCAAGCTGGTGGAACTCTACGACAGGGGCTGGAGCATTACCGAAATCTCCGACTTTTTCGACCGCAGCAAGGGCGCCATCAAGATGCGGCTGCAGAAACTGGATATCTTTTAG